In Maniola jurtina chromosome 2, ilManJurt1.1, whole genome shotgun sequence, the following proteins share a genomic window:
- the LOC123870716 gene encoding uncharacterized protein LOC123870716: protein MRIKGLTPLLLNDLKPQKLKNTTVVIDAQSVFFSLYKNAHIPYVFGCESDKFAKILKTYLDKFRKANLNCHFVFKGGHADEKKLEHHFEAENRLHGRNYNPSLEHMYDDIVKPIFAKDIWFQTLNVMGFKYVVCNDDHITECIKLALKLKCPLIGNNMQYFFSQVEYIPEINTTLDENKNLLCGTYTLSNFLRTQNLTEEKIILFIMLADQHIFEEQVFKSFLKSNKLLTRYDKINLRSLMTWLSKRSTTQVEKEIFNVLSKSDREVYKEKKSDLVKLTQERKKSDSKMTLYVTDKNKAKFTQSDPDWFEKGVFFDYIAIPYVNLYRYKVVKASNFIEDYEQENSIMVSIDIVKYAFDLLTNFEGGEINVEHKKDESNCDDDQTLKYGLSIRKPDYEATLSVFENGWDNIKELNLFKHFITESLQTFDFARLDGAPADSKLLLIALVYFSRKKPEAKLEIYSILLSYVMLGVVFEKLNKDATNFIAKNVSISEKPFMDSFTDKDSVTAADCEVAGSLMSEYFKLRDDERCKIFNREVLHPLVEFTRCLEELNYLNQLCGSEFDPTIYRKTINGTFIYRILYVMKGQDGLEFIKKKLNPAPTVLAFLTGMLGIYESILYEY, encoded by the coding sequence ATGCGGATAAAAGGCCTTACTCCACTTTTACTAAATGACTTGAAGCCACAGAAACTAAAAAATACAACAGTGGTCATTGACGCACAAAGCGTATTCTTCAGTTTGTACAAGAACGCACATATTCCGTACGTGTTCGGTTGCGAAAGTGACAAATTCgcaaaaattttaaagaccTATCTCGACAAATTTAGAAAAGCTAACCTGAACTGCCACTTTGTCTTCAAAGGAGGACATGCGGATGAGAAAAAGCTCGAACATCATTTTGAAGCTGAGAATCGCCTCCACGGACGAAACTATAATCCTAGCTTAGAACACATGTATGATGACATCGTCAAGCCAATTTTTGCTAAAGATATTTGGTTTCAAACATTGAATGTTATGGGCTTCAAGTATGTCGTCTGTAATGATGACCACATCACGGAGTGTATCAAGCTTGCTCTAAAGCTCAAGTGTCCTCTTATAGGCAATAACATGCAGTACTTTTTCTCACAAGTGGAGTACATACCAGAAATCAACACTACATtggatgaaaataaaaacttactatGTGGCACGTATACGCTATCCAACTTTCTGAGAACACAAAATCTGACAGAGgaaaagattattttattcataatgtTGGCTGATCAACACATTTTCGAAGAACAGGTTTTCAAGTCTTTCCTTAAATCCAATAAATTGTTGACGCGATACGACAAAATAAACCTTAGAAGCCTAATGACATGGCTCTCAAAAAGAAGTACTACGCAAGTTGAAAAAGAGATTTTTAATGTTCTCTCCAAATCTGATCGAGaggtatacaaagaaaagaaaagtGATTTGGTGAAGTTGACGCAAGAGAGAAAGAAATCTGATTCAAAAATGACCCTCTATGTGACGGATAAAAATAAAGCTAAATTCACACAATCTGACCCAGACTGGTTCGAAAAAGGAGTATTCTTCGATTACATCGCCATACCTTACGTAAATCTGTACAGGTACAAGGTTGTGAAAGCCTCTAACTTTATAGAAGACTATGAACAAGAAAACTCTATAATGGTTTCGATAGATATCGTGAAATATGCTTTCGATTTGCTGACGAACTTTGAAGGTGGTGAAATTAATGTTGAGCATAAAAAAGATGAGTCCAATTGTGATGACGATCAGACACTAAAATACGGATTGTCTATTCGCAAGCCAGATTATGAAGCGACGTTAAGCGTATTCGAAAACGGCTGGGACAATATAAAAGAACTGAACCTTTTTAAGCATTTTATAACTGAATCATTGCAGACTTTCGACTTCGCTCGTCTGGATGGGGCACCGGCGGACTCCAAGCTCCTTCTCATTGCACTGGTGTATTTCTCGCGAAAGAAACCCGAAGCAAAACTAGAAATATACAGTATATTGTTATCCTACGTTATGTTGGGCGTTGTTTTTGAGAAACTGAACAAAGATGCCACCAATTTTATAGCTAAAAACGTAAGCATTTCCGAAAAACCATTTATGGACTCATTTACTGACAAGGATTCAGTGACTGCAGCAGACTGTGAAGTCGCTGGATCTCTGATGAGTGAGTATTTCAAGTTAAGAGACGATGAGCGATGTAAAATATTCAACAGGGAAGTCTTGCATCCGTTGGTGGAATTCACACGTTGCTTGGAAGAGTTAAATTACCTAAACCAGTTGTGTGGATCGGAGTTCGATCCCACCATTTATAGAAAAACGATCAACGGAACGTTCATCTACAGGATCCTGTATGTGATGAAGGGTCAGGATGGTCTTGAGTTTATCAAGAAAAAGTTAAACCCGGCGCCAACTGTTCTGGCATTTTTAACTGGAATGCTAGGGATTTACGAATCGATTTTGTACGAATACTAA